In a genomic window of Deltaproteobacteria bacterium:
- a CDS encoding rRNA pseudouridine synthase gives MVRLQKVLSEAGVASRRGGEDLILTGRVSVNGEVIRELGFKADPYLDQIRVDGRLVPRRCPKVYYLLYKPRRVITSLKDPEGRPTVMDLIPKLKAKVFPVGRLDYDAEGLLLLTNDGELAMKLTHPHYGAPRIYLVKVRGVLTPEEIKRVEKGVKLEDGMGPPLKVTPMRRLTKNSWLRVTLREGRNRVIKRTFAAIHHPVLQLKRIRFASLTLKGLRPGECRPLSPEEIEKLREWV, from the coding sequence CTGGTGCGGCTGCAAAAGGTCCTCTCCGAGGCAGGAGTTGCCTCTAGGCGAGGCGGAGAGGACCTGATCCTCACAGGTAGAGTCAGCGTCAACGGCGAGGTGATCAGGGAGTTGGGGTTCAAGGCCGATCCCTATCTTGATCAGATTAGGGTGGATGGAAGGCTGGTCCCCCGCCGCTGCCCCAAGGTCTATTACCTCCTCTACAAACCTCGGAGGGTCATTACCTCCTTAAAGGACCCCGAGGGGAGGCCCACCGTAATGGATCTCATCCCGAAGCTCAAGGCCAAGGTCTTCCCTGTGGGGAGGCTCGACTACGACGCCGAGGGGCTCCTGTTACTCACCAATGATGGGGAGCTGGCTATGAAGCTCACCCATCCCCACTACGGGGCCCCCAGGATCTATCTGGTAAAGGTAAGAGGGGTACTGACCCCGGAGGAGATAAAGAGGGTGGAGAAGGGGGTAAAGTTAGAGGATGGGATGGGGCCTCCCTTGAAGGTCACACCGATGAGGAGGCTCACAAAGAACTCCTGGCTAAGGGTTACCCTGCGGGAGGGGAGAAACCGGGTGATCAAGAGGACCTTTGCGGCGATTCATCACCCTGTCTTGCAGCTCAAGCGGATCAGATTTGCCTCCCTCACCTTGAAGGGACTCCGACCAGGGGAGTGTCGTCCCCTATCACCAGAAGAGATAGAGAAGTTGCGGGAGTGGGTATGA
- a CDS encoding molybdopterin molybdotransferase MoeA yields MMDFFRVQTTQQVKETLKGLTPLGGEGVVLENASGRVLAEDVICSDAFPPFDRSAMDGYALRAKDTFGASEGSPALLEVCGEVKMGEKPAIGVGPAGAVRISTGGMLPEGADAVVMVEYTQVIDERTIEVFRAVAPGENVIQQGEDIKEGERILEKGHRLRPQDLGALASLGRGMVRVYRRPRVGIISSGDEVVPIDSVPQGGEIRDTNRYTLWALTLEAGGEPFHFGIAKDELRDLQGKLEEGLAKSDVVVISGGSSVGTRDLTIEAIGSLAQAEILLHGVALSPGKPTILAKVGEKVIWGLPGHPVSAMVIFITLVAPSLWRMGGRKDWDTPYPWTLRAKASRNIPSAQGREDYVRVKFALEGDELVAVPIFGKSGSISTMVKGDGLLRVEMDSEGVEEGEEVEVWPF; encoded by the coding sequence ATAATGGATTTTTTCCGGGTCCAAACCACGCAGCAGGTAAAGGAGACCCTTAAAGGGCTCACTCCCTTGGGGGGAGAGGGTGTAGTATTGGAAAATGCTTCGGGGAGGGTCCTGGCTGAGGATGTCATCTGCTCGGATGCATTTCCCCCCTTTGACCGCTCGGCCATGGATGGGTACGCCCTGCGGGCCAAGGATACCTTCGGGGCCTCTGAGGGGAGTCCCGCCCTCTTGGAGGTGTGTGGGGAGGTCAAGATGGGAGAAAAACCTGCTATCGGTGTAGGTCCCGCAGGGGCGGTGCGGATCTCCACGGGGGGGATGCTCCCGGAAGGGGCCGATGCTGTGGTGATGGTGGAGTATACCCAGGTTATCGACGAGAGGACCATCGAGGTCTTCCGGGCCGTGGCCCCGGGGGAGAATGTGATCCAGCAAGGAGAGGATATAAAAGAGGGGGAGAGGATCTTGGAGAAGGGTCATCGCCTGCGGCCCCAGGATTTGGGGGCCCTGGCCTCCCTGGGCAGGGGGATGGTGAGGGTATATCGCCGGCCGCGGGTGGGAATCATATCTTCGGGTGATGAGGTGGTCCCCATAGACTCCGTTCCTCAAGGAGGGGAGATCAGGGACACAAATCGCTATACCCTCTGGGCCTTGACCCTGGAGGCGGGGGGAGAGCCCTTCCACTTCGGCATCGCCAAGGACGAGCTGAGGGACCTGCAAGGGAAGCTGGAAGAAGGGCTTGCTAAAAGTGATGTGGTGGTGATCTCGGGGGGGAGTTCGGTAGGAACAAGGGACCTCACCATCGAGGCCATTGGCTCCCTGGCGCAGGCGGAAATCCTCCTACACGGGGTGGCGCTGAGCCCTGGCAAGCCGACCATATTGGCCAAAGTTGGCGAAAAGGTGATCTGGGGGCTGCCAGGACACCCTGTATCAGCCATGGTGATCTTTATTACTTTAGTAGCCCCTTCCCTCTGGAGGATGGGCGGGCGCAAGGACTGGGATACCCCCTATCCCTGGACCCTCAGGGCGAAGGCCTCCAGAAATATCCCATCGGCCCAGGGCAGGGAGGACTATGTGAGGGTCAAATTTGCCCTGGAAGGGGATGAGCTGGTGGCCGTCCCCATATTTGGGAAGTCAGGGTCCATATCTACGATGGTGAAGGGGGATGGTCTGCTCAGGGTCGAGATGGACTCCGAGGGAGTCGAGGAGGGAGAAGAGGTAGAGGTATGGCCTTTTTGA
- the moaC gene encoding cyclic pyranopterin monophosphate synthase MoaC: MKRLTHLDERGRAKVVDVTEKEVTLREATARGAVLMRPETFQRISAEGIEKGDVLGVARVAGIMGAKKTAELIPMCHPLNITGVEIAFHPVEEEYKVEIEARVKLKGQTGVEMEALVAVATAALTIYDMCKAVDREMVISHIHLVEKKGGKSGHFYRESTSR, encoded by the coding sequence ATGAAGAGACTTACCCACTTGGATGAGAGGGGAAGGGCGAAGGTGGTCGATGTCACTGAAAAGGAAGTCACCTTACGGGAGGCCACAGCTAGAGGCGCGGTCTTGATGCGGCCGGAGACCTTCCAGAGGATCTCGGCAGAAGGGATAGAGAAAGGAGATGTATTGGGGGTGGCCAGGGTCGCCGGCATTATGGGGGCCAAGAAGACAGCAGAGCTAATCCCTATGTGCCACCCATTAAATATCACCGGGGTGGAGATCGCCTTCCATCCAGTAGAGGAGGAGTACAAGGTAGAGATCGAGGCACGTGTCAAGCTGAAGGGGCAAACAGGGGTGGAAATGGAGGCCTTGGTGGCGGTGGCCACCGCCGCCCTGACCATCTACGATATGTGCAAGGCAGTGGATCGGGAGATGGTGATATCTCACATCCACCTGGTGGAAAAGAAGGGAGGGAAGAGCGGACACTTTTACCGTGAGAGTACTTCACGATAG
- a CDS encoding MOSC domain-containing protein: MKGRVIAVNRAEKRGVPKRNVQEGYLQKGWGLMGDAHAGEGDRQISVLPLEAMALAPPSIRSAISDDDYTENITIEGIPIEELRIGRRLMIGEAEVSIYHIGKEIPKEEGRSYIVSREGRFGKVTKSGRVKVGDPVTPLEGE, translated from the coding sequence ATGAAGGGGAGGGTGATCGCCGTAAATAGGGCCGAAAAAAGGGGGGTCCCCAAGAGGAATGTACAGGAGGGATATCTCCAAAAGGGTTGGGGTTTGATGGGCGACGCCCATGCCGGTGAGGGGGACAGACAGATAAGCGTCCTCCCCCTGGAGGCCATGGCCCTGGCACCCCCCTCCATCAGGTCCGCCATCTCTGATGACGACTATACTGAGAACATCACCATTGAGGGAATTCCTATAGAGGAGTTGAGGATAGGTAGGAGGTTGATGATCGGTGAGGCCGAGGTCTCGATCTACCACATCGGCAAGGAGATACCTAAGGAGGAGGGAAGGTCATATATCGTCAGCCGTGAGGGGAGGTTCGGGAAGGTCACCAAAAGCGGAAGGGTCAAGGTGGGCGACCCCGTAACCCCTCTGGAGGGGGAATAA